ACCCAAGTTCGAGACTTACACCTGTCTTCAAACTGGCCAACAGGGCCGAGCTCCTTTTAGTCCTACTGTTTCGATCGGCTGACCGACCCGTTTTCCCCAACTCATTTAATGAAGGGACAGAAAAACTAAACGGAACAGGAAAGAAGGAGACTTGTATCATCCACTTGAACTTTCATATTCACATACAGACAAAATGTCAAATCATACTTCTTATTGGAATTCTCAGCAATTTGTGGATAGAGTGAAGAAAACGTTTGAAAAGAATGATGTATTAAGATTTTCATCCCCCTtgttatttcttcttcttcttctggccAATCACATACTTATAAAGCAAGCAATTGCCCTTAATAAAATCATTTAGGAAACAATTTGGGCAGGTGGGTGGAGGTTTGTGAAACGGCGGTCCCACCAACTCTTTCACTTTCTCGAGATTCTGAGGCATCAAAATATTAACGGCATCATCCACACTCAGCTGAAACAACCCTTTCTCTGTGTCCCTCTTCCCCGAGCACACTCCCGCGCATCCCAACACGACTCGCCCCACGCGTTCCTTGAACCGTGCCGCAATGCTATAGGCTACGAAACCATCGTAACTCATCCCCATAAGATCCATATTGGTAACATTGAGCGCATCCATAAGAGCCCTGACGCACTGGGCCTGAAACGCCTTGGTCCTCTCAGGTCGGGTCGCGTAGGAGTTGCCGAAGAATTGGAGGTCTGAGACGTAGACATTGAACTTGGACTTCAATTGAGGGACGAAGTAATTGAATTGCCACATTGCATTGGCTCCGAAGCCATGTATTAAAAGCAGCGTAGGCTTGGAGCGGACGTGAGTTTTGGGAACCCAGCAGTGCATGACGATGCCATCGCCGAGCTCGGAGCCATCGCCGAGCTCGATGCCATCGCCGAGCTCGATTTCTTCATTCTTGGGAGGTGCGCGTTATTGGAATATTCAAAAAGCAATTGTGACCCACAACCAACTTTTGTGCAGAAGAAAGAAAGTCAATGTCATGGCGAAACTCAATTGCAGCTCTGATTTTCATCTCTGTTTCTTTAAGGTAATTATCTTTCCCCTGTTTCATAAGTAAGTCCCTGTCATTCTTGGAGTCCATATATATGACTAGGTGCCGCGAACAAGAAGTTTCGCCGAGCTCGGAGCCATCGCCGAGCTCGGAGCCACCAAAACAAACATAAGAAAGTTCTTCAAAACGCTTTCCCGTGACCAACTGAATCAACTCGAGCTGATGAGAAGTGAAACCATTCAGACAAAGAGCCGACCTCAACTTGTAGAATATAGTCTGGACCTGAAGTATTTTGAACGAGCTGTGATTTCGATAGGTTCATTGATTGCTGGCGCACAGCAAATATAATCCTACACCGTGATTCGCAAAACAATTCCTCGGATGTCAAATTTTAATCAGTTGACCTTTCTCGCATTCCCATAACCATAAGGCCATTGTACAATCAAATAGAAACCCAAATCAATAACGCAAATCTTAGGCCACGTGATCATCCCAGAGGACGTGTCCGCTCAAAGCCCAAACCAGAAACCAATGCTTTTACAAGTGGACCTTAGCTTAGCTAAGAAATCCCTGGACGTCGTCTGGCGCAGAAGCTCATTGGAGGGGCCACCTGCTAGTTCTTGGCAAGGAATTATGAAGAAAATGTGCGGAGAGCAATGAAGGAGTGGCAGTGGTCATCACAGGACAGACACTGAACTGAGTGATGGCGAACTTCTCGGCTTTGAGGTACCGAACACCGAATAGGTCGAATTCGAAGTACTTCGCCTCATGGAGCGCTGGTGACACCAGCCACCTCAAAATCGATGGCGACGACATCGGCAGCACCGACCTCGTTCAGTTTCGCACCGGCCTACATGGTCGCGTTGCTGCATGGTCGCACCGACCTCACTGGTTGGAGCTCGACCAGACCAGCAACTTCCTCCTCAGATCGGCGCGtctttggcagctcgagctccTTCCACTCTTGCTATTCCATCCATCCGACCTCTCGACGCTCCGGATAACAAGCTCTACAGAAATCCTCAATCAAAATTTGTGTTTGGTATAGTTTGAGTTTCTTGCTCAGCCTTCTATATTCCACCTCTCTGACCTTCCGAGTCTTTCCTCTGATTTTGTTGAGGGTGACCCATCGGTGCTTCCTTTCCACTGACTTGTTAAACGCTTAAACAGTATGAGTCTTTTTGCCTGAGTTCTTCCATCGACCTATTTTTCGACATTCGTTAAGCAGTTCGACCTCGCTTATTTGGAGTCCAGAGCTGCCCTTTCTGTTCTGCTACTTCAACCGGCAAAACCATTGACGGTCTTTCTAGCGGTGTTTGATCAGTCGCTCTTTCGACAGTCAGACGGACTAATGCTGACCATGCCGACCTGGGTATCTCAGTTCACCTTGTCTTCGAGCTGGATGACATACTGCGTCCGAACTTATCCACCTCGACCTGCCcttaatatttgattatttcctATTGTCGCCAGGTTGCTCTGATACTTAAGGGGCGTTGCTCTGCAACCGAGTTGGCTGGCTATGAATCGTGTCTCTTCCGACCTTGCGCCTTATCCGACCTGAAATGTTAGTCCGACCTTgcctatttttcatttattaattttctctctaaCTTGCTAACCTGGGATTTTACAGCCGACCTCACAActtcaacaaatatatatatacttctcattcttttttccttttacagaAAAGATTAAAATCTATACTCAGAGACAAGCATTTCGATCTGAAGTTTCACCTCGTCagatctcaaagaaaaagttagtagtaataaaattcaataaatgttaaaataaacaacgagagt
This genomic interval from Manihot esculenta cultivar AM560-2 chromosome 12, M.esculenta_v8, whole genome shotgun sequence contains the following:
- the LOC110628356 gene encoding uncharacterized protein LOC110628356 yields the protein MSSPSILRWLVSPALHEAKYFEFDLFGVRYLKAEKFAITQFSVQTIFYKLRSALCLNGFTSHQLELIQLVTGKRFEELSYVCFGGSELGDGSELGETSCSRHLVIYMDSKNDRDLLMKQGKDNYLKETEMKIRAAIEFRHDIDFLSSAQKLNEEIELGDGIELGDGSELGDGIVMHCWVPKTHVRSKPTLLLIHGFGANAMWQFNYFVPQLKSKFNVYVSDLQFFGNSYATRPERTKAFQAQCVRALMDALNVTNMDLMGMSYDGFVAYSIAARFKERVGRVVLGCAGVCSGKRDTEKGLFQLSVDDAVNILMPQNLEKVKELVGPPFHKPPPTCPNCFLNDFIKGNCLLYKYVIGQKKKKK